The stretch of DNA AGTTATATTATTTAATTTTATTTTTAGAAATTTGTTATTAAATTTTGTTAATTATTTATTAATTTTTTTGATTTACCAAACCTTTTCAGATATTTATTATCACTTTGTTTATTTTTTTATTGAATATTCTGCATTATTTTTATATTTAACAGAATTTAATTCGCATATCTTCGAATTTGATTAAATAAAAATAGTTAAATACTAAAATTTTTAATATAATTTATTATAGGCATTATGCCTAAGGTGGTATAAAACATGAAAAACTATTTCGATATTAAAGACAAAGTTGCAGTTGTAACTGGTGCTTCTTCTGGTCTTGGTTGGCAAATTGCTAAAGCATATGCAAGTCAAGGCGCTAAATTAGCATTATTTGCAAGAAGAGAAGAAAGATTACTTGAAAATGTTGCCGAAATTGAAAAAGAATTCGGAACTGAAGTAATGTATGCTGTCTGTGATGTTGGTGATTATGATAGTATCACTGCAGCTGTTGCAAAAGTTATGGATGCTTATGGAAGAATTGATATCTTAGTTAACGCAGCTGGTATGGGTAACAACAAAATGGTTACCGATCAAAGCAATGAAGAATGGGAAAGACACATTCACATTGACTTAAGTGGTGTTTACTACATGTGTAAAGCTGTCGGAGAAATCATGATTGAACAAGAATACGGTAAAATCATTAACATTGGTTCAATCCACTCCAGAGTAATCTTCCCTGGTGGAGGAATCAGCGCATACTCCTCAGCTAAAGGTGGAGTAATGAACTTAACCAAAAACTTAGCTGTTGAATGGGCTAAATACAACATTACTGTAAACGCTATTGGTCCTGCAGTAT from Methanobrevibacter sp. YE315 encodes:
- a CDS encoding SDR family NAD(P)-dependent oxidoreductase, which encodes MKNYFDIKDKVAVVTGASSGLGWQIAKAYASQGAKLALFARREERLLENVAEIEKEFGTEVMYAVCDVGDYDSITAAVAKVMDAYGRIDILVNAAGMGNNKMVTDQSNEEWERHIHIDLSGVYYMCKAVGEIMIEQEYGKIINIGSIHSRVIFPGGGISAYSSAKGGVMNLTKNLAVEWAKYNITVNAIGPAVFETELTVDSIELPGFMDLIAAYCPAGRLGKPGELDGIAIYLASDASSFCTGQLICIDGGWTAI